A part of Amycolatopsis lurida genomic DNA contains:
- a CDS encoding DUF4190 domain-containing protein: MTTPSPYPYQAPPVATPPRNGLGTAGFVLGLVGLLFSPIPFVGVIAWPLVIVGLILAGIGFSRAKSGVATNKGLALTGIILSAVGLVICILWTVVFSKAVVDAANSLPTAPISAPGVPPGNEAGTSAPEQPAKQQATERTVVYRVTGTGGAKAGNITYTTDGMTTSNQEANVKLPWEKTIKLPAGEALQMVSILAQGSGKGSIKVTIEVDGKVIKEASAEEYGIAHANENIGSLGN; encoded by the coding sequence GTGACCACTCCCTCGCCGTACCCCTATCAGGCGCCTCCCGTCGCCACGCCGCCACGTAACGGATTGGGCACCGCGGGGTTCGTTCTCGGCCTCGTCGGCCTGTTGTTCTCCCCGATCCCATTCGTCGGCGTCATCGCCTGGCCGCTCGTCATCGTCGGACTCATCCTCGCCGGAATCGGTTTTTCCCGCGCGAAAAGCGGCGTCGCGACCAACAAGGGCCTCGCTCTCACCGGCATCATTCTGTCCGCGGTGGGCTTGGTCATCTGCATTCTCTGGACGGTCGTGTTCAGCAAGGCCGTCGTCGACGCGGCGAATTCGCTGCCGACGGCGCCGATTTCCGCACCCGGTGTCCCGCCGGGCAACGAAGCGGGAACGTCCGCGCCGGAACAGCCCGCCAAACAACAGGCCACCGAGCGCACGGTGGTCTATCGGGTGACCGGGACCGGCGGAGCCAAGGCGGGCAACATCACCTACACGACCGACGGAATGACCACCAGCAACCAGGAAGCCAACGTCAAGCTCCCGTGGGAGAAGACGATCAAACTGCCTGCCGGTGAGGCTCTGCAGATGGTCAGCATCCTGGCGCAGGGCAGCGGCAAAGGCTCGATCAAGGTCACCATCGAGGTCGACGGCAAGGTCATCAAGGAAGCCAGCGCCGAGGAGTACGGCATCGCGCACGCGAACGAGAACATCGGCTCGCTCGGCAACTGA
- the shbA gene encoding RNA polymerase sigma factor ShbA, which produces MGHDGFDEFFHAEFALLTGFLCKVGFALDPARDAAAEAMLNAYEGWPGIVQPKAWVRRVGHRRAKERTAVRADWAFDDAGREDKLTILADEASSVLTMLGKLPKRQQLGMAWALDGYSSREIAGVLGISEEAVSATLRHARDRLAEHDPGFVDRLDSANSAFIDALRVGLDVDDTLSRIKNRAMIRELALVAPGAPAESEPEQVTPSRWYTLDEPVAAAGRGDRRALNQLLTTIRPLVIRYCRSRIGRQERTYASADDVAQEVCVAILRALPTYRERGRPFLAFVYGIAHHKVADARRAAARNRTEPVAEVPDRISDSAGPEQHAVHNELSDRMGELLRILPDKQREIVVLRIVVGLSAEETADVVGSTAGAVRVAQHRALTRLRKILTDA; this is translated from the coding sequence ATGGGCCACGACGGGTTCGATGAGTTCTTCCACGCCGAATTTGCGCTGCTCACCGGCTTCCTGTGCAAGGTGGGCTTCGCGTTGGATCCGGCACGGGACGCCGCCGCGGAGGCGATGCTGAACGCCTACGAGGGCTGGCCGGGCATCGTTCAGCCGAAGGCCTGGGTCCGCCGGGTCGGGCATCGGCGGGCGAAGGAACGGACAGCGGTCCGAGCCGACTGGGCCTTCGACGACGCCGGCCGGGAGGACAAACTCACCATCCTCGCCGACGAGGCGTCGTCCGTCCTGACGATGCTGGGGAAGCTGCCGAAACGTCAGCAACTCGGCATGGCGTGGGCACTGGACGGCTACTCGTCGCGGGAGATCGCCGGCGTACTCGGCATCTCGGAGGAGGCGGTCAGCGCGACCCTTCGCCACGCGCGTGACCGTCTGGCGGAGCACGACCCCGGCTTCGTCGACCGTCTGGACAGCGCAAACAGCGCCTTCATCGACGCGCTGAGGGTGGGCCTCGACGTCGACGACACCCTGTCCCGGATCAAGAACCGCGCGATGATCAGGGAACTCGCGCTGGTGGCGCCGGGCGCCCCCGCGGAGTCGGAACCCGAACAGGTGACGCCGTCACGCTGGTACACCCTCGACGAACCCGTCGCGGCCGCCGGACGAGGTGACCGGCGGGCCCTGAACCAGCTGCTGACCACCATCCGCCCGCTGGTGATCCGGTACTGCCGGTCGCGGATCGGCAGACAGGAACGGACTTACGCCTCGGCCGACGACGTCGCGCAGGAGGTCTGCGTGGCGATCCTCCGCGCGCTCCCGACCTACCGCGAACGAGGGCGGCCGTTCCTCGCGTTCGTCTACGGCATCGCCCACCACAAGGTCGCCGACGCCCGCCGCGCCGCCGCCCGCAACCGCACCGAACCCGTCGCCGAAGTCCCCGACAGGATCTCGGACTCCGCAGGCCCGGAACAACACGCAGTGCACAACGAATTGAGCGACCGGATGGGCGAACTGCTGCGGATCCTGCCGGACAAACAGCGGGAGATCGTCGTGTTGCGCATCGTCGTCGGCCTGTCCGCGGAGGAGACCGCCGATGTGGTCGGCTCGACGGCGGGCGCCGTGCGAGTGGCGCAACACCGGGCTTTGACGCGATTGCGGAAAATCCTCACGGATGCTTGA
- a CDS encoding WhiB family transcriptional regulator — MEMRMASDLSDAACRGEDPELFFPVTETGPGARQAARAKAVCARCPVTSACLAYAVENGLAHGVFGGLTGSERRHVIRVGSAA, encoded by the coding sequence ATGGAAATGAGGATGGCGAGTGACCTGAGTGACGCCGCTTGCCGCGGTGAGGATCCCGAACTGTTCTTCCCGGTCACCGAAACCGGTCCCGGCGCCCGGCAGGCTGCCAGGGCGAAGGCCGTCTGCGCGCGGTGCCCGGTCACTTCGGCCTGCCTGGCCTACGCCGTGGAAAACGGGTTGGCCCATGGAGTTTTCGGCGGGCTGACCGGTAGCGAGCGACGCCACGTGATTCGCGTCGGCAGTGCCGCCTGA
- a CDS encoding MDR family MFS transporter: protein MDRKQVFEAMSGLMMGMFVAILASTVVANALPRIVSELGGSQASYTWVVTTELLAMTATVPLWGKLSDLYNKKLLIQLSLGLFVVGSLVAGFAGNIELLIGSRVAQGIGAGGLTALAQVIMAAIVSPRELGKYSGIFGAVFAVGTIAGPLIGGVMVDTSWLGWRWCFFLGVPFAVAAILLLQRTLNLPTIKRDVKVDYLGAFLIMAGVSTLLVWSSLAGHQFAWGSWWTVGLVTAGVVILALAVYVESKVAEPILPLGLFRNHTVALTTLASFLVGVAMFGGTVFLSQYFQLSLGKSPTVAGLLSLPMIFGILVSSTVSGQLISRTGKWKSHLLLGASLMTAGLGLLGTIDAKTNLVVLGAYMVLLGVGVGMLMQNLVLVSQNDVDAHDLGTATSTLSFFRSLGGSIGVSALGAVLANRVLALMSEKLGPLPGGGEGGAVPNIATLPEPVANVVREAYGEATSELFLISAPIALLVVVAVAFLKHKPLKTQSGNERLAEETAAA, encoded by the coding sequence ATGGACCGCAAACAGGTCTTCGAAGCGATGTCGGGGTTGATGATGGGCATGTTCGTCGCCATCCTCGCCTCCACGGTGGTCGCGAACGCGTTGCCACGCATCGTCTCCGAACTCGGTGGCTCGCAGGCCTCCTACACCTGGGTGGTCACCACCGAACTGCTCGCGATGACCGCGACCGTTCCGCTTTGGGGCAAACTTTCCGACCTGTACAACAAGAAACTACTGATCCAGCTCTCGCTCGGCCTGTTCGTGGTCGGTTCGCTGGTCGCCGGGTTCGCGGGCAACATCGAGCTCCTGATCGGCAGCCGGGTCGCGCAGGGCATCGGCGCGGGCGGGCTCACCGCGCTCGCGCAGGTGATCATGGCCGCCATCGTGTCCCCGAGGGAGCTCGGGAAGTACTCAGGCATCTTCGGTGCCGTGTTCGCCGTCGGGACCATCGCGGGCCCGCTGATCGGTGGCGTCATGGTGGACACGTCGTGGCTGGGCTGGCGCTGGTGCTTCTTCCTCGGCGTCCCGTTCGCGGTCGCGGCGATCCTGCTGCTGCAGCGCACCCTGAACCTGCCGACGATCAAACGTGACGTGAAGGTCGACTACCTCGGCGCGTTCCTGATCATGGCCGGTGTCTCGACGCTGCTGGTCTGGTCGTCGCTGGCCGGGCACCAGTTCGCGTGGGGCTCCTGGTGGACGGTCGGACTGGTGACCGCCGGCGTGGTCATCCTCGCCCTCGCCGTCTACGTCGAATCGAAGGTGGCCGAGCCGATCCTGCCGCTGGGCCTGTTCCGCAACCACACGGTCGCCCTGACCACCCTGGCGAGCTTCCTCGTCGGTGTCGCGATGTTCGGCGGAACGGTGTTCCTGTCGCAGTACTTCCAGCTCTCGCTCGGCAAGTCGCCGACGGTGGCCGGGCTGCTGAGCCTGCCGATGATCTTCGGCATCCTCGTGTCCTCCACGGTCTCCGGCCAGCTGATCAGCCGGACCGGCAAGTGGAAGAGCCACCTGCTGCTCGGTGCGTCATTGATGACCGCGGGCCTGGGCTTGCTGGGCACCATCGACGCGAAGACGAACCTCGTCGTCCTCGGCGCGTACATGGTGCTGCTGGGCGTGGGCGTCGGCATGCTGATGCAGAACCTGGTCCTGGTCTCCCAGAACGACGTCGACGCGCACGACCTCGGCACGGCGACCTCCACGCTGTCGTTCTTCCGCAGCCTCGGCGGTTCCATCGGGGTGAGCGCGCTGGGCGCGGTGCTCGCGAACCGGGTCCTCGCGCTGATGAGCGAGAAGCTCGGGCCGCTGCCCGGCGGCGGCGAAGGCGGCGCGGTGCCGAACATCGCCACGCTGCCCGAACCGGTCGCGAACGTCGTCCGCGAGGCCTACGGGGAGGCGACCAGCGAGTTGTTCTTGATCAGCGCGCCGATCGCGCTGCTGGTCGTCGTCGCCGTCGCCTTCCTCAAGCACAAGCCGCTCAAGACCCAGTCGGGCAACGAGCGGCTCGCCGAGGAGACCGCCGCCGCCTGA
- a CDS encoding DUF3892 domain-containing protein, whose translation MAIKIIAARLEGGKFHENITKLRWINPGSGETGESFVSAIVAWIEDDDGKAYVDEGIHRVAVEIIKPTFGPEFLRTRADGIWKNNLLELPRF comes from the coding sequence ATGGCCATCAAGATCATCGCAGCGCGGCTCGAAGGTGGGAAGTTCCACGAGAACATCACGAAACTGCGGTGGATCAACCCCGGCAGCGGAGAGACCGGTGAAAGCTTCGTTTCGGCGATCGTGGCCTGGATCGAAGACGACGACGGGAAAGCCTATGTGGACGAGGGAATCCACCGGGTGGCCGTGGAGATCATCAAGCCGACCTTCGGCCCGGAGTTCCTCCGCACTCGCGCGGACGGGATCTGGAAGAACAACCTGCTGGAGCTTCCCCGCTTCTGA